The following coding sequences lie in one Benincasa hispida cultivar B227 chromosome 6, ASM972705v1, whole genome shotgun sequence genomic window:
- the LOC120079099 gene encoding uncharacterized protein LOC120079099 — protein sequence MPKYVKFLKDALTKKRKVGELEVVALTLECNALINNNILEKQKNPGSFIFPCSIGRMDVGYALCDLGVSINLMPLTIFKKLGIGEAKSTSVTLQLVERMITYPEEEIKDVLVKVDKFYIPSRFHYPRL from the coding sequence ATGCCAAAGTATGTAAAATTCTTGAAGGATGCtctaacaaagaaaagaaaggttGGTGAGTTGGAAGTGGTAGCACTGACGCTGGAATGCAATGCGTTGATCAACAATAATATTCTTGAGAAGCAGAAGAATCCGGGCAGCTTTATTTTCCCTTGTTCAATTGGAAGGATGGACGTTGGGTATGCATTGTGCGACCTTGGAGTAAGCATTAACCTCATGCCCCTTACAATCTTTAAGAAACTAGGAATTGGTGAAGCTAAATCCACTTCTGTAACGCTTCAGCTCGTTGAAAGAATGATCACGTATCCTGAAGAAGAGATTAAAGATGTCTTGGTGAAGGTTGACAAGTTTTATATTCCCAGCAGATTTCATTATCCAAGATTATGA